Proteins from a genomic interval of Sphingomonas sp. Y38-1Y:
- a CDS encoding PP2C family protein-serine/threonine phosphatase: MTGPRIDAHALTHVGRVRKNNEDSFCERPRDGLWAVADGMGGHERGEVASAAIVEALHAAPLTGQFDDDAPIAADAIHAANARIWAEGQERGGQMGSTVVALLLRGWRFAVLWVGDSRAYLLRGGTLYQLTRDHSQVQDMVDRGLLSEADAAGHPMSHVLARAVGVRPETEVDIVADEAVPGDVFLLCSDGLSGPLADAEIAGLLRTGDAQAAERLVAATLDRGAPDNVTIVVVALNETTSLSFAEPVSGPSV, translated from the coding sequence GTGACCGGTCCGCGCATCGACGCGCATGCGCTGACCCATGTGGGACGCGTGCGCAAGAACAACGAGGACAGTTTCTGCGAGCGTCCGCGCGATGGCTTGTGGGCGGTGGCCGACGGCATGGGCGGACATGAGCGCGGCGAAGTCGCGTCCGCCGCGATCGTCGAGGCGCTGCACGCCGCGCCGCTGACGGGGCAGTTCGACGACGACGCTCCCATCGCCGCCGACGCGATCCACGCCGCCAACGCTCGCATCTGGGCCGAAGGGCAGGAGCGCGGCGGGCAGATGGGGTCGACCGTCGTCGCGCTGCTCCTGCGCGGCTGGCGCTTCGCGGTGCTGTGGGTGGGGGACAGCCGCGCCTATCTGCTGCGCGGTGGGACGCTCTATCAGCTGACGCGCGACCACAGCCAGGTGCAGGACATGGTCGATCGCGGTCTGTTGAGCGAAGCCGACGCCGCGGGCCATCCGATGAGCCACGTTCTCGCCCGCGCGGTCGGTGTGCGGCCCGAGACGGAGGTCGACATCGTCGCGGACGAGGCGGTGCCCGGCGACGTGTTCCTGCTGTGCAGCGACGGCCTCAGCGGCCCCCTCGCCGATGCCGAGATCGCCGGCCTTTTGCGGACGGGCGACGCGCAGGCGGCCGAGCGGCTGGTCGCCGCGACGCTCGACCGCGGCGCGCCCGACAATGTGACCATCGTCGTTGTCGCCCTCAACGAGACGACCTCGCTCAGCTTTGCCGAACCGGTGAGTGGACCCAGCGTATGA
- the tagF gene encoding type VI secretion system-associated protein TagF, whose product MTGSVSLFGKLPTHGDFVARGLSAGDRDALDAWLSGSMAEAAALYEDFDARYDAAPPWRHAGPAGGGAICASVDAAGRRFPLVLLGPAGEACEALLYRALGEAWDADRLHVEAGGLAASPSDVALWWTEGSDPFPPARREGERPPALIAAMLDTQGDAP is encoded by the coding sequence GTGACCGGCAGTGTGAGCCTGTTCGGCAAGCTGCCGACGCATGGCGATTTCGTCGCGCGGGGGCTGAGCGCCGGCGATCGTGACGCGCTGGACGCATGGCTGTCCGGTTCGATGGCGGAAGCGGCGGCTCTCTATGAGGATTTCGACGCGCGCTACGATGCTGCGCCGCCGTGGCGCCATGCTGGACCGGCCGGGGGCGGGGCAATCTGCGCCTCGGTCGACGCGGCGGGGCGGCGCTTTCCGCTGGTGCTGCTCGGGCCGGCGGGAGAGGCGTGCGAGGCGTTGCTCTATCGCGCACTCGGGGAAGCGTGGGACGCCGACCGCCTCCATGTCGAGGCAGGGGGGCTGGCCGCGTCTCCGTCCGACGTAGCGCTCTGGTGGACCGAGGGCAGCGACCCATTCCCGCCCGCGCGGCGCGAGGGCGAGCGCCCGCCTGCGCTGATCGCGGCGATGCTCGATACGCAGGGAGACGCGCCGTGA
- a CDS encoding serine/threonine-protein kinase: MTDPDDKSPPPEDATVFMPSAAPPPPPAEPSPPPMRTEAAAFQTHFAPRTDGQGIQVGDVLNHIYEVKRFIARGGMGEVFEGMNVNSDERVAIKVMLPALAADPNVIGMFRKEARTLTRLQHEALVQYRVLAQEPQLGVLYIVTEYIDGTNLADVLGQLRPDEADQMRLLRRLASGLNAAHALGAIHRDISPDNVLLEEGRLDKAKVIDFGIAKDLDPGSATIVGDGFAGKLSYVAPEQLGDFGREVGPWTDVYSLGLVMLAVAEGRNVAMGGSLVDAVDKRRAGPDLAAAPDKLKPILQRMLAADPAQRFRSMDEVLAALNALEAVAPPAPPPTPARKSMAVPAGIGAAVLLAVAGVGWFAMRGGDTPVDPGGKAGAPVAAAGDPVARARSIVDSTLPSVNCTWLQVVDVGGGAGGPLVKLTGVAGNPAAAQTEIAQGLAQQGIQGASIDFDEVSPITQSGCAALNTYRQIRSPDASRLAVPQRSFEMRMQPNDPSQSGYPGENAANVVVEMNLGDPARDFVMVGLEPSGVIDGDFFGSGSVADRKQVAGVAAQGSRNVTALPGDKFKLQLEVNHAGWSGILMLSGKGPFDKDLIAPPLGARGPDWTNKFVSTAAERGWQADMVWFRTVDEAKE, from the coding sequence ATGACCGACCCCGACGACAAGTCGCCCCCTCCTGAGGATGCGACGGTGTTCATGCCGTCCGCCGCCCCGCCGCCGCCGCCGGCCGAGCCCTCGCCGCCGCCGATGCGAACCGAGGCGGCCGCGTTCCAGACGCACTTCGCCCCGCGCACCGACGGGCAGGGGATCCAGGTTGGGGACGTCCTCAATCACATCTATGAGGTCAAGCGCTTCATCGCTCGCGGCGGCATGGGCGAGGTGTTCGAGGGGATGAACGTCAACTCCGACGAGCGCGTCGCGATCAAGGTGATGCTGCCCGCGCTCGCCGCCGACCCCAACGTGATCGGCATGTTCCGCAAGGAGGCGCGCACGCTGACGCGCCTCCAGCACGAGGCGCTGGTCCAGTATCGCGTGCTCGCGCAGGAGCCGCAGCTCGGCGTGCTCTACATCGTCACCGAATATATCGACGGGACCAACCTTGCCGACGTGCTCGGCCAGTTGCGGCCGGACGAAGCGGACCAGATGCGGCTGCTGCGGCGGCTCGCGTCCGGCCTGAACGCCGCGCATGCGCTGGGCGCGATCCACCGCGACATCTCGCCCGACAACGTGCTGCTGGAGGAAGGACGGCTCGACAAGGCCAAGGTGATCGACTTCGGCATCGCCAAGGATCTCGATCCCGGTTCGGCGACGATCGTCGGCGACGGGTTCGCGGGGAAGCTCAGCTATGTCGCGCCCGAGCAGCTCGGCGATTTCGGTCGCGAAGTGGGGCCTTGGACCGATGTGTACAGCCTCGGCCTCGTCATGCTGGCGGTGGCCGAGGGCAGGAATGTCGCGATGGGCGGATCGCTGGTCGATGCGGTCGACAAGCGGCGCGCGGGTCCGGACCTGGCGGCGGCGCCCGACAAGCTGAAGCCGATCCTCCAGCGGATGCTCGCCGCCGATCCGGCGCAGCGCTTCCGCTCGATGGACGAAGTGCTGGCTGCGCTCAACGCGCTGGAGGCAGTGGCCCCGCCCGCGCCGCCCCCGACGCCGGCCAGGAAGAGCATGGCGGTGCCGGCTGGCATCGGCGCGGCGGTGCTGCTCGCTGTGGCGGGTGTCGGCTGGTTCGCGATGCGCGGCGGCGACACGCCGGTCGATCCCGGCGGCAAGGCCGGCGCGCCGGTGGCGGCCGCGGGCGATCCGGTGGCGCGCGCGCGATCGATCGTCGACTCGACGCTCCCGTCGGTCAACTGCACCTGGCTCCAGGTCGTGGACGTCGGCGGCGGCGCGGGCGGCCCGCTGGTCAAGCTGACCGGCGTCGCGGGTAATCCCGCCGCCGCGCAGACCGAGATCGCGCAGGGGCTGGCGCAGCAAGGCATCCAGGGCGCCAGCATCGACTTCGACGAGGTCTCGCCGATCACCCAGTCGGGCTGCGCGGCGCTCAATACCTATCGCCAGATCCGCTCGCCCGACGCCAGCCGCCTCGCGGTGCCGCAGCGCAGCTTCGAGATGCGGATGCAGCCGAACGATCCGTCGCAATCGGGCTATCCGGGCGAGAACGCCGCCAACGTCGTGGTCGAGATGAACCTCGGCGATCCGGCGCGCGACTTCGTGATGGTGGGGCTGGAGCCGTCGGGCGTGATCGACGGCGACTTTTTCGGCAGCGGATCGGTCGCCGACCGGAAGCAGGTGGCGGGCGTCGCCGCACAAGGCTCACGCAACGTGACGGCGCTGCCCGGCGACAAGTTCAAGCTCCAGCTGGAGGTCAATCACGCCGGCTGGTCGGGCATCCTGATGCTGAGCGGCAAGGGGCCGTTCGACAAGGATTTGATCGCTCCGCCGCTCGGCGCGCGGGGGCCGGACTGGACCAACAAGTTCGTCTCCACCGCCGCCGAGCGCGGCTGGCAGGCGGACATGGTGTGGTTCCGAACGGTGGACGAGGCGAAGGAGTAG
- a CDS encoding PepSY-associated TM helix domain-containing protein: MRFPSPDLVRRALSGHAAIGLLAGGLLYLICLSGTIVVLREELQRWEQPNIAETLSISPEALQTAAATVLASETGKKPTEHFYIHLPNDALPRTVVTTDNQAVYVDPTGAIAGKEAHGWTEFLINLHVYLHVPGTLGLTIVGALGVMMAALTLGGVLAHPRIFRDAFRLRARGQRQLALADWHNRLGVWTLPFGLALALTGAMIGLSGVGFYAMATKWHGGDIEKAYAPLFGGEPAHDDRKAPLANIAAAMTNLKAMQPEVQPSYVVIHEPGTRGQYLTILAKHPRRLIYGETYAFTADGRPTHKVGLSNGPIGKQFAASTYDLHFGSFGGLPVRLIYVLLGAAVTIICGTGMSIWLVKRRQRGRASPRLEAMWATVIWGSPALMMAALVQRALFGAEAPMVALFWLGLALMMGAAIIVPRAEVWARSLRLALGAAMVVAGVVHAATIESGIAALYLIDASLVLGGAAFLWPAISRLARARTTEPEFAPAE, from the coding sequence ATGCGCTTCCCTTCACCCGACCTCGTCCGCCGAGCGCTGTCCGGTCATGCCGCGATCGGCCTGCTCGCCGGCGGACTTCTCTACCTGATCTGTCTGTCGGGCACGATCGTCGTGCTGCGCGAGGAGCTGCAACGCTGGGAGCAGCCCAATATCGCCGAGACGCTGTCGATCAGCCCCGAAGCGCTTCAGACCGCCGCCGCCACCGTTCTGGCGAGCGAGACGGGCAAGAAGCCGACCGAGCATTTCTACATCCATCTGCCCAACGACGCGCTGCCGCGCACCGTCGTCACCACCGACAACCAGGCGGTCTATGTCGACCCGACCGGCGCGATCGCGGGCAAGGAGGCGCATGGCTGGACCGAGTTCCTCATCAACCTCCACGTCTATCTGCACGTCCCCGGTACGCTGGGCCTGACGATCGTCGGCGCGCTGGGCGTGATGATGGCGGCGCTGACGCTGGGCGGCGTCCTCGCGCATCCGCGCATCTTTCGCGACGCATTCCGGCTGCGCGCGCGCGGTCAACGCCAACTGGCGCTCGCCGACTGGCACAACCGGCTGGGCGTCTGGACCCTGCCCTTCGGCCTCGCGCTCGCGCTGACCGGCGCGATGATCGGGCTGAGCGGCGTCGGCTTCTACGCGATGGCGACCAAATGGCATGGCGGCGACATCGAAAAGGCGTACGCGCCGCTGTTCGGCGGCGAGCCCGCGCATGACGACCGCAAGGCGCCGCTCGCCAACATCGCCGCGGCGATGACCAACCTCAAGGCGATGCAGCCCGAGGTGCAGCCGAGCTATGTCGTGATCCACGAACCCGGCACGCGCGGCCAGTATCTGACGATCCTCGCCAAGCACCCGCGCCGGCTGATCTATGGCGAAACCTATGCCTTCACCGCCGATGGCCGGCCGACGCACAAGGTCGGGCTGAGCAACGGGCCGATCGGCAAGCAGTTCGCTGCCTCGACCTATGACCTGCATTTCGGCTCGTTCGGCGGGCTGCCGGTGCGGCTGATCTATGTCCTGCTGGGCGCGGCGGTGACGATTATCTGCGGCACCGGAATGTCGATCTGGCTGGTCAAGCGCCGCCAGCGCGGCCGCGCGAGCCCGCGGCTGGAGGCGATGTGGGCGACCGTGATCTGGGGATCGCCCGCGCTGATGATGGCGGCGCTGGTACAGCGCGCGCTGTTCGGGGCGGAGGCGCCGATGGTCGCATTGTTCTGGCTTGGTCTGGCGCTGATGATGGGCGCGGCGATCATCGTGCCGCGTGCCGAGGTCTGGGCGCGCTCGCTGCGGCTGGCGCTCGGCGCGGCGATGGTGGTGGCGGGCGTCGTCCATGCCGCGACGATCGAGAGCGGCATCGCGGCGCTATACCTGATCGACGCGAGCCTGGTGCTGGGCGGCGCGGCGTTCCTGTGGCCGGCGATCTCGCGCCTCGCGCGCGCCCGCACCACCGAGCCCGAGTTCGCGCCGGCGGAGTGA